CGACCGCTTCGACTGCTTCGACCGCTTCGGCTGCGCCGTCCTCGGCCGCGCAGGTGACGTCGGCGGCGATGTCCGGCGCAACCCGATCGTCAACCGGCGGCACCGCCGTTGCGGTGCCCGCAGGAATCGCGACGGCGGCGGTTTCCACGGTCGTCGGCGCGTGCATGCCCGACGCTGCCTGCATTGCCGCATCGCCCGACCGCGCGGCCGGGGCAAGCGCGGGTTCGCACGCCGCCTCCGGCGCGGCGGCCGCGCCCGTCGCGCCCGCCAGCGCGGTCCATTGCGCGGCGCTTGCCTCGATCGAGCGCAGTGTCTCGTGCACGCTCGCCGCGGGCGCGATGCGTTCCGCGGGCTTCTCGTTCCACGCATAGAGCGGCGCGCGCGCCGGGGCGGCCGGCCGCTTGCGCGCGATCTCGGCAGCCGGTGCCGCCGTCTGCGAGCGGGCCACGGGTTGCGGCGTCGCCGCGACGCCGTTGCGCGCCGCGACGGTTGCCTGTCGCGACGGCGTGAACGTCATCGGCCGGTTGCGGGCCGCCGACACGGCGGCCTGCGTCGCCGGGCGGCGCGGCGCGAAGCGAGGATCGGGCGTGGCCGGGCGCGCTTGCGCGCGTTTGCCGATCGCCGCGACGGCGGCGGTCGATCCGATCGGCTTCGCGATGCCGATCGCGGCCGGCGCGAACGCGGCGGGGGAGGTCGCCGACGAAACGGGGGCGCCGAGCGGCGCGGCCGTTCCGCCCGTCGATGCGGCGACGCTCGACGCCTTCGAAAGTCCGCCCGACGGCGTCGTCGCCGAGGCAGGCTTCGCGGCGACGGTCGTCGCGGGCGTGGCCGGAATGGGCGCCTGCGTTTTCATGGCGCCGCTTCCCGGCATCGCGAGACTCGCGGCCTTCGGCATGCCGCTCGGCGCTGGCGCCGGATTGGCCGCCTTTGGCGCGCCGTTGGCGGGCGTCGCGATGCCCGCCGTTTTCGCCGGCTCGCTCGCCGACGCGATGGTGCCGGCAGTTTTTGCGAAGCCGGCCGTCGACGAGCCGGTGTGGGCTGCTTTCGCGACGCCGGCTGCCATCGCTCCCGCCGCCACCGCCGCCGATGACGCGCCCCGCGACTGCGTGCCCGGCTTGAGCCAGCCGGCGGGCGCGGTCGGTTCGACCGCGGCGCGCGCCGCGCCGCCCGCGGGCGCGTTGCGCCGGTCGCCGCGCTGCGCGTCGTTCGGCTTCCAGAGCGTCGGGCGCGCATAACGGCCGTTCTGGCGCGGTGCCATCGAGTTGACCGTGTGCGCGGTCGTCGGCTGTACGTCGGCCGCGCGGCGCACCCGCCGGTCGTCGTCGCGGTGCAACGCGGCGCGCGGCAGGTCCGCCACGCCGCGCGATTCCTCGTCGCCGCGCTCGCGCGCGAAGCGGATGCCGAACGACGCGTCGAGCCATGTGTTCACCTGCCGCCAGCGGACGCCGACGAGCCACGGCAGCCCGACGACGAACAGCGCGACCATCGCGAACGGGGTGCCGACGTGACCGAACACGTGCTCGAAGCCGCCCGCGAGCGCGTGGCCGAGCGCGTTCGTCGCCGCGTTGCCCGACAGCGCGGTCGCGAGCGTGCAACTCGCGATCAGCACGCAGAAGAAGCCGAGCCATAGCCGGATCGAGCCGGGGCCCGCGAGGCCGCCGCCGCCCGGCAGCGACGCCTTGACGAGCCGCCAGAAAAGAGGAATGAACCAGACGGCCGAGAAGCCGAACCAGCCGAGGACTACCGTTTGCATGCTCAGAAACAGGAGGAGGACGGGGCGCGACGCGCGACGCCGTCGAGTTTAACCGGTCGACGTAGATGTACTCGGGAGCGGTGCGAGCGCGGCGCGGCGGATCGCGCCTGCCGCCCGGTTCGCCGGCAGGGCCGTTCGCCGCGCCGCGCGCGGCGCTTACTCGCTGTCGCGTCGCGCGAACGTCAGCGTCGCGCCGTCGTCGGTGATGATGATCAGCTGCTGCGGGGCGCGCATCTGCACGCCGGCCTTCGAGATGTGGCCGAGCGCGGCGAGGTAGTCGCGCTCGAGCGCGGCGCGCGCGGGAGCGACGCACGCCATTCGCGTGCCGGCGAGCGGGCCGAACGCGAGCACGCCGTTCTTCACGTCGTAGGTGCCCATGTAACGGTTGCAGCCCGAGAAGCCGGCCGCGCGCCGCACGCCCGTTTTCGTCGACAGCGCGAGCTTGATCGGCTCGCCGTTGTCGCCGTGCGGGATGTCGCGCGCCGAGCCGTCGGCGTTGCGCCAGCCGACGAGCTCCCAGCTCGTGTCGTCGATCAGCTGGATCGTCGCGGGATTGAACGGATCAGGGGCGGGGGCGCCCGAATCGGGATGAGTCGGCATCGTGCAGGCGGCGAGAAGCGCGGCGACGGTCAGCGCGCCGAGCGGCGCGCGCAGCGAGCGGACGATGCGAAGGCGCACGTGCGCGGCTGCGATGCGCGCGGCTGCGGATGAATTGAACATGACCTCGTTCCTCTTCGAATTCTTCAATGTTGCGGG
Above is a window of Burkholderia thailandensis E264 DNA encoding:
- a CDS encoding META domain-containing protein, with the protein product MFNSSAAARIAAAHVRLRIVRSLRAPLGALTVAALLAACTMPTHPDSGAPAPDPFNPATIQLIDDTSWELVGWRNADGSARDIPHGDNGEPIKLALSTKTGVRRAAGFSGCNRYMGTYDVKNGVLAFGPLAGTRMACVAPARAALERDYLAALGHISKAGVQMRAPQQLIIITDDGATLTFARRDSE